A stretch of the Coprobacillus cateniformis genome encodes the following:
- a CDS encoding MurR/RpiR family transcriptional regulator has product MNPFERLDFYKSNYTKSEKIIYEWIKKNPSTVVKDSIESLAEEISTSKAAIIRFSKKIGYSGFAEFKFELSRYIISGIRENKNENMDISRSITSLYAGYIKQINDFIDLKNIKTIAKTLSNARRVKILGKNRTGLSALQFRYRLTKIGFDAEAITDGILMNQMQESLTKGDVVLIFTTRAEDLQYYELIKNISKNGVTTIVVTCTETKLIKQSNYHILLPSIENASTSSFLDNQTIMFVFIEILLAELAYMVNGNYNHESRKEIISNNSTGLSSQ; this is encoded by the coding sequence ATGAACCCTTTTGAGCGCTTAGATTTTTATAAAAGCAACTATACAAAAAGTGAAAAAATTATATATGAATGGATTAAAAAAAATCCTTCTACTGTTGTTAAAGATAGTATTGAATCTTTAGCAGAGGAAATTTCTACGTCTAAAGCAGCAATTATAAGATTTAGTAAAAAGATTGGTTATTCAGGATTTGCTGAGTTCAAATTTGAATTATCCCGTTACATCATTTCTGGTATTAGAGAAAATAAAAATGAGAATATGGATATATCAAGGTCTATTACATCTTTATATGCTGGATATATTAAGCAAATTAATGATTTTATTGATTTAAAAAATATTAAAACTATAGCAAAAACATTATCTAATGCTAGACGTGTCAAAATATTAGGTAAAAATAGAACAGGTTTATCCGCTTTACAATTTCGATATCGTTTAACTAAAATTGGTTTTGATGCTGAGGCAATAACAGATGGTATATTAATGAACCAAATGCAGGAAAGCCTAACAAAAGGTGATGTTGTATTGATCTTTACAACTCGTGCTGAAGATTTACAATATTATGAGCTTATTAAAAATATTTCAAAAAATGGTGTTACAACAATTGTTGTAACATGTACTGAAACAAAATTAATTAAACAGTCAAATTATCATATTTTATTACCTTCTATTGAAAATGCATCAACTTCATCATTCTTAGATAATCAAACAATTATGTTTGTCTTTATAGAAATTTTATTAGCTGAATTGGCTTATATGGTTAATGGAAATTATAATCATGAATCAAGAAAAGAAATTATTTCTAATAATTCCACTGGTCTATCATCACAGTAG
- a CDS encoding PTS sugar transporter subunit IIC: MQKFMNILEAKLMPIGIKLGNNRYLKAINKSFMIILPLTIFGSIFTLVSSFPVTAWTNWLNETGLATWLALPSKFTIDLISLYTVVSLGYVFTKEEGFDGFAGGLTALVSFIIVTPLLQITTNQESVITAIGFDWLGARGLFVAMIIGCMSSLLFIFFNKKGWIIKMPEGVPPMVTKSFSSLIPMFLVGSLFLVIAYLFSFTSYGSLHSLIYTFIASPLQKVGGSFGGMIIFTLALHILWFFGIHGGNIVNSISNTFLLPLALENLAVYQAGGTPEFIYTTAFKNTYQFGGAGMTISLCVLMIFVAKSQRYKALGKLALPANIFYINEPIIFGTPMVLNPTMIIPFILAPLVTQILAYGLTVVGVLPVLIGYQIPWSMPPVISGFIQGGWQVALYQVFSLFLTFIIYYPFFKVIDKQACLEENAIKTEE, encoded by the coding sequence ATGCAAAAATTTATGAATATCTTAGAGGCTAAACTTATGCCTATTGGTATAAAATTAGGAAATAATAGATATTTAAAAGCTATTAATAAAAGTTTTATGATTATTTTACCTTTAACAATTTTTGGTTCTATTTTTACTTTAGTTTCTAGTTTTCCAGTCACTGCATGGACAAATTGGTTGAATGAAACTGGATTAGCAACATGGCTAGCATTACCTTCTAAATTTACAATTGATTTAATTTCATTATATACAGTTGTCTCATTAGGCTATGTATTTACAAAAGAAGAAGGTTTTGATGGATTTGCTGGGGGATTAACTGCTTTAGTTTCATTTATTATTGTTACACCATTACTACAAATTACAACAAATCAGGAAAGTGTAATAACAGCAATTGGATTTGACTGGTTGGGGGCAAGAGGTCTTTTTGTAGCAATGATTATTGGTTGCATGTCTTCATTGTTATTTATATTTTTTAATAAAAAGGGTTGGATTATTAAGATGCCAGAAGGTGTTCCACCAATGGTTACAAAATCATTTAGTTCATTAATTCCAATGTTTTTAGTAGGAAGTCTATTCTTAGTCATTGCATATTTATTTAGCTTTACATCATATGGCAGTTTACATAGTTTAATTTATACTTTTATTGCTTCACCTTTACAAAAAGTAGGAGGAAGTTTTGGAGGTATGATTATCTTTACATTAGCTCTCCATATCTTATGGTTCTTTGGTATCCATGGTGGAAATATAGTTAACTCTATTAGTAATACGTTTTTGTTACCATTGGCATTAGAAAACTTAGCAGTTTATCAGGCTGGGGGTACACCTGAGTTTATTTATACTACTGCATTTAAAAATACATACCAATTTGGTGGTGCAGGTATGACTATTTCTTTATGTGTTCTTATGATCTTTGTAGCAAAATCACAAAGATATAAAGCATTAGGTAAATTAGCATTACCGGCTAATATCTTCTATATTAATGAACCTATTATTTTTGGAACACCTATGGTTTTAAATCCAACAATGATTATTCCATTTATTTTAGCTCCATTAGTGACTCAAATTTTGGCTTATGGATTGACTGTAGTAGGTGTATTACCAGTCTTAATTGGATATCAGATTCCATGGTCAATGCCACCTGTTATTAGTGGATTTATTCAAGGGGGTTGGCAAGTTGCTCTTTATCAAGTTTTTAGTTTATTCTTAACATTTATTATTTATTATCCATTTTTCAAAGTTATTGATAAACAGGCTTGTTTAGAGGAAAATGCAATAAAAACAGAAGAATAG